The nucleotide sequence CAACCTTGAGCAGCCGGCTCCGGAGCTCTTCCAGATGACCGGTGATCGACATCCGCGGTCCTTCGGCGGGAGGCGAGGAGAGAGCCTTCATGATTCTTTCTCCCCGGTCGGAGGGGCGGGCGCCCCGGCTTCCGGCGTCGGTCGCGGAGCCCCGTCCGCCGGCCCCGTCCCGTGGGACTTCGCCTCGGCCGGTTCGTCGATCTTCCGAACCTCGGCGTCGATCTCGTCTTTCAAGTCCTGCGTGGCGCGCTTCAGCTCGGCCAGTCCCCGGCCGAGGGCCCGCGCCAGCTCCGGCAATCGCTGCGGCCCCACCACCAGCAGGGCGATGACCAAGATCACGATCAGTTCCGGAAGTCCGATCCCGAACATCGTCTCACCTCAGGAATGGGGCGAATGCTGTTTCGTGTATTCACGGAGGATCGCTTCCAGGCGATCCTTCGTGTGCAACTTTTCCACCTGGATCTGTTTCTTGTGCGACTCCTCCTCGGGCGTCAGGGTCTTGCGGCGGATCAATTCGTTCAGTTCCCGTTCCAACCGATGGTGCGTTTCCTCCAATTTTTGGAATTCCGCATTCCGTTGACGCAACGCGTCCCGAAACTCAAACGGTTTCTCCATCATCGCCAACCTCCTTCTCCAAGGGACTTCCTTCGGACCAATTCATGATCAAGGCGTCCTCGCGCGGATCGCGATAATAATTGTGCCGGACCCCGACCCGCTTAAAACCCAGTTTATCATACAGATGCTTCGCGGCTTCGTTGGAGGCCCTCACCTCCAGCGTGATCAGACGGACGCCGTTTTCCCCGGCCCACGAAAGGGTCCAACGCGCCAGCTCTTCCCCGATGCCCGACCTCCGCCGGTCCGGGTCGACCGCCAGATTCATCAAATGCAACTCGGCAAACACCTT is from Nitrospiria bacterium and encodes:
- the tatB gene encoding Sec-independent protein translocase protein TatB; the encoded protein is MFGIGLPELIVILVIALLVVGPQRLPELARALGRGLAELKRATQDLKDEIDAEVRKIDEPAEAKSHGTGPADGAPRPTPEAGAPAPPTGEKES
- a CDS encoding DUF465 domain-containing protein, with product MMEKPFEFRDALRQRNAEFQKLEETHHRLERELNELIRRKTLTPEEESHKKQIQVEKLHTKDRLEAILREYTKQHSPHS
- the rimI gene encoding ribosomal protein S18-alanine N-acetyltransferase: MRREEVKGDRKITIQPMTAADLDAVMRIEEASYTQPWKRSMFETDLRGNPFARFFVARDADAGAVTGYVCFWKVFAELHLMNLAVDPDRRRSGIGEELARWTLSWAGENGVRLITLEVRASNEAAKHLYDKLGFKRVGVRHNYYRDPREDALIMNWSEGSPLEKEVGDDGETV